CGGAGATACTCTACGGAAGCAATGAGAAGGCTGGTCTTTTTGATCTCCTTACGGTTTATGCGAGGACGGGAGGGATCAATGTGAATGCAGCACCGAAAGAGGTCCTGGCCGCCCTGCCCGGTATGACCCCCGAATTGGCAAACAAGGTCAGCTCACTCAGGGAATCCGCGGAGATGAAAACTCTGGAGGATTTGGGATCCATTGTTGGCATGAGCCTCCCCTTGATGTCTCCTTACGTTGGTGTCTCAGAGTCAAACACATACACGATCAAAGCAACGGGATACAAAAAGAACGAAAAACAGGGTTTTACCATTATGGCCACAGTTGTCATTGAAAGCAACAGCAAATACAGGTGTGTTTATTACAAAAGCCCTGCAGGTGCAAGGCAGCGGCAGGAATAGGATACATACAAAGGACAGGAAGAAGAGGATGATTTACCGATGATATCCAGGGCAGATGTAGAGAGATT
This region of Syntrophorhabdaceae bacterium genomic DNA includes:
- a CDS encoding type II secretion system protein GspK; protein product: IMRRGLYKNKQAVMEGSEAIKVDGTIYTGQLGNDYYTFDVVDESGKINLNALTDGSGVIINNLLVNLGVKKEDADTIVDSILDWKDADEFHRLHGAESDYYMSLPNPYKSKNARLDAVEELLMVKGITPEILYGSNEKAGLFDLLTVYARTGGINVNAAPKEVLAALPGMTPELANKVSSLRESAEMKTLEDLGSIVGMSLPLMSPYVGVSESNTYTIKATGYKKNEKQGFTIMATVVIESNSKYRCVYYKSPAGARQRQE